TTTATAAATTTGTCCACCCTTAGTTCGACTCCGTTTAGGGGTAATAAAAAACAAGGCTCTGGTGAGCCTTGTTATTAGCTGAGCGGGTAACGGGAGTTCCGCATCGTTCATTCGCCGTCACTCATTCACTCTTTGCCCGGGGTGGCGCCAAATGCTCATTTGTTCGCATCCGTCGACACTCGTCATCGTTTCCTTCCTGCTGAAAGGAAACTCGTCTTGTTCCCACCCGTTCGACTCCCTATCAACCCAAGAAATAAAACAAGCGCCCGATCGGACGCTTGTTTTATTTTTGAGCTGGCTAGTACAGACGGTTAGAACCAGCATCTCTGATTAATATCGCTTTTTCTTCTGTCACTGGATTTTCCAATATGAGTCAATTGGAGCTTCAATGGCCTTAGCGCCTCGAATGACATATCTCTCATAGTTTTTATTATCAATTTGAACAAATGGGTATGGTCCTTGAAATGTTGCTACTAAACTGTTCCACCAGGCACTATAGTAGTAGTGACACTTTTTATACTTTTCACCGCTTCCACATAAACACAAGTCATTTCTACCACACGTAAAGTATTCTGGTGTTACATGATGCTTGAATGATTTCCAGAAACGCTTATCTTGTTCGTACCAAAACACTTCTTTTTTTCGAGTAAAGCTCCAGTCTTTGGAAAAAACTTCTGAAGGAAAACTCGTTTGAAACACTAACTTTGATTTCTCGCACACAGATTTTTTCTTTCCTAAGCACTTCCTATACGAAGAATTAACAATCACAGCATTTATTGCCTGAAGTGCCTCTCCATGTACATCATTTATACTATTTTCAACAAAAATATCATTTGTATCCGTATTCCAAAGAACAAAGTAATACTCCGAACTAATCGGAATCAGAATAACAGTTTCCCTAAGACCAATATTTCTATTTGACACTTGTACAAGCTGACTCTTAACACCTAAAGCAGCTGTAGAAATATACTGATCACTTAAAAGAAACTCTCCCTCAAGACTTCTTATTATAGCGGTTTTATAGCATGCATTAACCGTTTCTGCTAATAACTCAATGTAGGATTCGTCTAAAATATTTTTTAAAAGAAGGGCTATCTTATGTTCAGAATCCCTAAAAGAGAACTCGGTCAATAAAGCGTTACTTCTATAGTAGTTCTTAATAAAAAGAGTCATATTCTCACTGAACCAATTCTTTACCTCAGAAAACTCACTGGATCCAACTTCAAGACCTTGAATATACTCCAATGTTTTTTTAATAACTTCTGGCAATTTACTATCAACTTCGCGTCCTAGAAAGTTTTCAACAGCATTCGGTTCTAACTGAGCGTCCTCATAGACGTACATCTCACTCATTGCGTCATTAGGAGTCGTTGCATAGGAGTTGTTATTTTTCCCAACTAAAAACTCAAAAAATTTTCCGTCATTATCGATAAAGTGAGCAAGTAATTTACGGCTTATGTAATGCTGTTTTTTTACCATATGTAATACACACTAACTGAAACTCAGATAAATTAAGAGCCAGGAATTAAACCGCGTCATTTACCACGGGACACAGTATTTTTAAGTTTATAAGTAGAGCAATCCTTTCCTAGGCCCCTTCCTTGCTTTCTCGCTCCTGTGACTAACTTTTAATAGATTCAACTCGTCTCTTAATGTAAGAGGTTTGTTTTCTATACGAAATCAAGAAAATCACAAGGAGAGAAGCAATTAAGATCCACCATTTGTAGTCTCCAAGAAATGGGACTTTGTAAGATAATAGTTCATACCCCCTCGCTGCCACTAATAACACAATAGCCGATACAAACGTACGATACATGTTGTTTGTTTCCAAAAGCACATCAATTTTTGGGTCTTCCTTTGCAGCAATTATGAAGTCGTCATATTCGGCGAACTTTATGAAGCGTGTCCATCGTAGTAATGGCTCGACGATGAGTGAAGCAAACCTGCTCACGATGAGACCGACAAAGTAGTACACAAATGCAGCAATAATCAGATTTTCGTATGTGAGAGAATACGGCGTGAGATGTTCCAGTGCTATAGAGAATAGGACGCCAGGAAATAGATAGTTAAAC
This is a stretch of genomic DNA from Candidatus Moraniibacteriota bacterium. It encodes these proteins:
- a CDS encoding DUF4238 domain-containing protein — its product is MVKKQHYISRKLLAHFIDNDGKFFEFLVGKNNNSYATTPNDAMSEMYVYEDAQLEPNAVENFLGREVDSKLPEVIKKTLEYIQGLEVGSSEFSEVKNWFSENMTLFIKNYYRSNALLTEFSFRDSEHKIALLLKNILDESYIELLAETVNACYKTAIIRSLEGEFLLSDQYISTAALGVKSQLVQVSNRNIGLRETVILIPISSEYYFVLWNTDTNDIFVENSINDVHGEALQAINAVIVNSSYRKCLGKKKSVCEKSKLVFQTSFPSEVFSKDWSFTRKKEVFWYEQDKRFWKSFKHHVTPEYFTCGRNDLCLCGSGEKYKKCHYYYSAWWNSLVATFQGPYPFVQIDNKNYERYVIRGAKAIEAPIDSYWKIQ